Proteins from one Salmonella bongori NCTC 12419 genomic window:
- the ppiB gene encoding peptidylprolyl isomerase B, producing MVTFHTNHGDIVIKTFDDKAPETVKNFLDYCREGFYNNTIFHRVINGFMIQGGGFEPGMKQKATKDAIKNEANNGLKNTRGTLAMARTQAPHSATAQFFINVVDNDFLNFSGESMQGWGYCVFAEVVEGMDVVDKIKGVATGRSGMHQDVPKEDVIIENVTVSE from the coding sequence ATGGTTACTTTCCACACTAATCACGGCGATATCGTAATCAAAACCTTTGATGATAAAGCGCCTGAAACAGTTAAAAACTTCCTGGACTACTGTCGCGAAGGTTTTTACAACAACACCATTTTCCACCGTGTGATTAACGGTTTTATGATTCAGGGCGGCGGTTTTGAGCCGGGCATGAAACAAAAAGCCACTAAAGACGCTATTAAAAACGAAGCCAATAACGGTCTGAAAAATACCCGTGGTACGCTGGCCATGGCGCGCACTCAGGCACCTCACTCCGCAACCGCACAGTTCTTCATCAACGTGGTTGACAACGACTTCCTGAACTTCTCTGGCGAAAGCATGCAGGGCTGGGGCTATTGTGTCTTTGCGGAAGTGGTTGAAGGTATGGACGTCGTGGATAAAATCAAAGGCGTGGCTACTGGTCGCAGCGGTATGCACCAGGACGTGCCAAAAGAAGACGTGATCATTGAAAACGTGACCGTCAGCGAGTAA